Proteins encoded in a region of the Isoalcanivorax pacificus W11-5 genome:
- a CDS encoding F0F1 ATP synthase subunit B, with product MNINATLLGQVVWFALFVWFCMKFVWPPIMGALTERKQKIADGLSAADRAARDLELAQAKASSNLHEAKEKAAEIIEAANRRANQILEEAKVNAKAEGDRLVAKAQAEIEQEVNQAREQLRKEVSALALKGAEQVLGAEVNQDAHKQLLAQLAAEL from the coding sequence ATGAACATTAATGCAACACTGCTTGGCCAGGTAGTCTGGTTCGCCCTGTTCGTATGGTTCTGCATGAAGTTCGTGTGGCCGCCGATCATGGGCGCGCTGACCGAGCGCAAGCAGAAGATCGCCGACGGCCTGAGTGCCGCCGATCGGGCAGCGCGTGATCTGGAACTGGCGCAAGCCAAGGCCAGCTCCAACCTCCATGAGGCGAAGGAGAAGGCGGCCGAGATCATCGAAGCGGCTAACCGCCGTGCCAATCAGATCCTGGAAGAAGCCAAGGTCAATGCGAAGGCCGAAGGCGATCGTCTGGTAGCGAAAGCCCAGGCGGAGATCGAACAGGAAGTGAACCAGGCACGCGAACAGCTTCGCAAGGAAGTGTCCGCTCTGGCACTGAAAGGCGCTGAGCAGGTTCTGGGCGCGGAAGTGAACCAGGACGCACACAAGCAGCTGCTCGCGCAGCTGGCGGCCGAACTCTGA
- a CDS encoding ATP-binding protein yields the protein MPIASLRWGLRPAASDDGTGRKNMHLLIQLRWIAVLGQVATIAVTHFGFGVALPLNYMVAVLLGLVAFNGISLLRLRLKQDVTNTELMVSLLVDVFTLTIQLYLSGGTANPFIFLFLLQVVLGAVLLETWSTLTILVATTLCFVWLALADRPLLLPADYERGHHSYYVKGMMICFVLNAALLVIFISRITRNRRARDARLAELRQRAAEEEHIVRMGLLASGAAHELGTPLSTLSVILGDWRRMPAFNADPDVRQELDEMQAQVLRCKSIVSGILLSAGEARGEAAEETTLHRFLDDLVADWQATRSVHGFRYQNHFGEDLDIVSDSAIKQSIANVLDNALEASPEWVGLDVTREEAMLVITVRDRGPGFPPAILEQLGRPYHSTKGRPGSGLGLFLVMNVARTLGGNLSAHNMPQGGACVALSLPLSAITLEEE from the coding sequence ATGCCGATTGCCTCACTCCGCTGGGGACTGCGACCTGCCGCCAGCGATGACGGAACAGGCCGCAAGAACATGCACCTGCTGATCCAGCTTCGCTGGATCGCCGTGCTGGGCCAGGTCGCCACCATCGCCGTGACCCATTTCGGCTTTGGCGTCGCCTTGCCGCTGAACTATATGGTGGCGGTGCTGCTCGGGCTGGTGGCGTTCAACGGCATCAGTCTGCTGCGCTTGCGCCTGAAACAGGATGTGACCAACACCGAGCTGATGGTGTCGCTGCTGGTGGATGTCTTCACCCTGACCATCCAGCTTTACCTCAGCGGCGGCACCGCCAACCCGTTTATCTTTCTGTTTCTGCTGCAGGTGGTGCTCGGTGCCGTGTTGCTGGAAACCTGGTCCACGCTGACCATCCTGGTGGCGACCACACTCTGTTTCGTCTGGCTGGCACTCGCCGACCGGCCACTGCTGTTGCCGGCAGACTATGAACGTGGCCACCACAGTTATTACGTCAAGGGCATGATGATCTGCTTCGTGCTCAACGCCGCGCTGCTGGTGATCTTTATCAGCCGCATCACGCGCAACCGGCGCGCCCGTGACGCGCGGCTGGCGGAGTTGCGCCAGCGCGCTGCCGAGGAAGAGCATATCGTGCGCATGGGCCTGCTCGCCTCCGGCGCGGCCCACGAGCTGGGCACGCCGCTGTCCACGCTGTCGGTGATTCTGGGTGACTGGCGCCGCATGCCGGCCTTTAACGCGGACCCGGACGTGCGGCAGGAGCTGGACGAAATGCAGGCCCAGGTATTGCGCTGCAAATCCATTGTCAGCGGCATTCTGTTGTCCGCCGGTGAGGCACGCGGCGAAGCGGCGGAAGAAACCACCTTGCACCGTTTTCTGGATGACCTGGTGGCCGACTGGCAGGCGACACGGTCAGTGCACGGCTTCCGCTACCAGAATCACTTTGGCGAGGACCTGGATATCGTGTCCGACTCGGCCATCAAACAGAGCATCGCCAACGTGCTCGATAATGCGCTGGAAGCATCACCGGAATGGGTCGGTCTGGACGTAACACGCGAGGAGGCCATGCTGGTCATCACGGTCCGTGACCGGGGCCCCGGCTTTCCGCCAGCCATTCTCGAACAGCTCGGCCGCCCCTACCATTCCACCAAAGGCCGGCCAGGCAGCGGGCTGGGCCTGTTCCTGGTCATGAACGTGGCGCGCACACTGGGCGGCAATCTCAGCGCCCATAACATGCCCCAGGGTGGCGCCTGCGTCGCGCTGTCGCTGCCGCTGTCCGCGATCACACTGGAGGAGGAATGA
- the cyoC gene encoding cytochrome o ubiquinol oxidase subunit III, producing MSDTHALSHASPGGHRPPLQFLVRGEHHPQNATLLGFWIYLMSDCLIFACLFATYGVLGRNYAAGPTGADLFDLPLVAINTALLLLSSITFGFAMLEMQQKRLKGTLLWLGITGLFGVAFLGVELYEFAHLIHVGAGPQRSGFLTAFFALVGTHGLHVLFGIIWLVTLMVQLRRHGLIPANTRRLFCLSMFWHFLDVVWIGVFTFVYLMGVL from the coding sequence ATGTCTGACACGCACGCACTCTCACACGCCTCGCCGGGCGGACACCGGCCACCGTTGCAGTTTCTGGTACGCGGCGAACATCACCCGCAGAACGCCACCTTGCTGGGGTTCTGGATTTACCTGATGAGCGACTGCCTGATCTTCGCCTGCCTGTTTGCCACCTACGGCGTGCTCGGCCGCAATTACGCGGCCGGCCCCACCGGCGCGGACCTGTTCGACCTACCGCTGGTGGCCATCAACACGGCGCTGTTGCTGCTGTCGTCGATCACGTTTGGCTTTGCCATGCTGGAGATGCAGCAGAAGCGGCTCAAGGGCACGCTGCTGTGGCTGGGCATCACCGGGCTGTTCGGTGTCGCCTTTCTGGGTGTGGAGCTGTATGAATTCGCGCACCTGATCCATGTCGGCGCCGGCCCGCAGCGCAGCGGTTTTCTCACCGCATTCTTTGCGCTGGTCGGCACCCACGGCCTGCACGTGCTGTTCGGCATTATCTGGCTGGTCACGCTGATGGTGCAGTTGCGCAGGCATGGTCTGATTCCGGCCAACACACGACGCCTGTTCTGTCTGTCCATGTTCTGGCACTTCCTGGACGTGGTCTGGATCGGCGTGTTCACCTTTGTCTACCTGATGGGAGTGCTGTAA
- the cyoA gene encoding ubiquinol oxidase subunit II, which translates to MSFSKSLRGLLLLLPLALLAGCDMVVMSPSGDVALQQRDLIVWSTILMLLVIVPVIVLTLWFAWRYRAGNAEATYAPDWDHSTVLELVIWSVPLLIIIALGAMTWVSTHQLDPYRPLERIDAQRPVPEGVEPLVIEVVAMDWKWLFLYPEQGIATINEVAAPVDRPIRFKITSSTMMNSFFIPALAGQIYAMAGMETKLHAVINKEGVYEGFSANYSGAGFSDMRFRFHGLSEQGFDAWVAKNRAQGEPLDREHYLALEQPSHDEPVHRFASVEPDLYEAILNRCVQPGSLCMKDMMAIDMLRARNLCGIDDALRFLGKTSLDDIVGLRPAVSY; encoded by the coding sequence ATGTCTTTCTCTAAATCTCTGCGCGGACTGCTTCTGCTACTCCCCCTCGCCCTGCTCGCCGGGTGCGACATGGTGGTGATGTCGCCCTCCGGCGACGTGGCCCTGCAGCAACGCGACCTGATTGTCTGGTCGACCATCCTGATGCTGCTGGTGATCGTGCCGGTGATCGTGCTGACGCTCTGGTTTGCCTGGCGCTACCGCGCCGGCAATGCCGAGGCCACCTACGCGCCGGACTGGGACCATTCCACCGTGCTGGAACTGGTGATCTGGTCGGTACCACTGTTGATCATCATCGCGCTCGGCGCCATGACCTGGGTCAGTACCCATCAACTTGATCCGTACCGCCCACTGGAGCGCATCGATGCGCAACGGCCGGTACCGGAAGGTGTGGAGCCGCTGGTGATCGAAGTGGTGGCGATGGACTGGAAATGGCTGTTCCTGTACCCGGAACAGGGCATCGCCACCATCAATGAAGTCGCCGCCCCGGTGGACCGGCCGATCCGTTTCAAGATCACCTCTTCCACCATGATGAACTCGTTCTTCATTCCGGCATTGGCGGGGCAGATTTACGCCATGGCCGGCATGGAAACCAAGCTGCACGCGGTGATCAATAAGGAAGGTGTCTACGAAGGCTTTTCTGCCAACTACAGTGGCGCCGGCTTCTCCGACATGCGGTTCCGCTTCCACGGCCTGAGCGAGCAGGGCTTCGACGCCTGGGTAGCGAAAAACCGCGCGCAAGGCGAGCCGCTCGACCGCGAGCACTACCTGGCACTGGAACAGCCCAGCCACGACGAGCCGGTGCACCGTTTCGCCAGTGTCGAGCCGGACCTGTATGAGGCGATTCTCAATCGCTGCGTGCAGCCGGGCAGCCTGTGCATGAAAGACATGATGGCCATCGACATGCTGCGCGCGCGCAACCTGTGCGGCATTGATGACGCCCTGCGCTTTCTCGGCAAGACCTCGCTGGATGACATCGTCGGCCTGCGGCCGGCAGTCAGTTATTGA
- a CDS encoding F0F1 ATP synthase subunit delta, protein MAELTTIARPYAKAAFLFARDNSALAEWEKMLGVAAAVAEDPAMRAWLQQPQLSAGQKADAFAEVCGDALNESGRNFIAQLAEHGRLPLLPAVFELFHAFVAAQEAFVDVELVSAQSLEDAEVERLVGSLKKRLGREVHVSTRVDEALIGGVLIRAGDTVIDGSVRGRLARLAEQLNS, encoded by the coding sequence ATGGCTGAATTGACCACCATCGCTCGTCCTTACGCCAAGGCAGCTTTCCTGTTCGCGCGGGACAACAGTGCCCTGGCGGAATGGGAAAAGATGCTGGGCGTGGCCGCGGCAGTGGCGGAAGACCCCGCCATGCGCGCCTGGCTTCAGCAGCCCCAACTGAGTGCCGGACAGAAAGCCGACGCTTTCGCTGAGGTCTGTGGCGACGCGCTGAACGAGAGCGGCCGCAACTTCATCGCACAGCTGGCAGAGCACGGGCGCCTGCCCCTGCTGCCGGCGGTCTTCGAACTGTTCCATGCCTTCGTGGCGGCACAGGAAGCCTTTGTGGATGTGGAGCTGGTCTCCGCGCAAAGCCTCGAGGATGCGGAAGTCGAGCGTCTGGTCGGCAGTTTGAAAAAACGCCTGGGCCGGGAAGTACATGTCTCCACGCGTGTGGACGAAGCGCTGATTGGCGGCGTCCTGATCCGTGCTGGCGATACCGTGATTGATGGCAGTGTGCGCGGCAGATTGGCCCGCCTGGCCGAGCAACTGAACTCTTGA
- the atpB gene encoding F0F1 ATP synthase subunit A, translating into MAADTPTGYIKHHLSNLTYGKVPAGTELCDGSVAQSEQWLLAACESEMDAMGFWAFHVDSLAFSGILGLVFILIFAMVARRASAGVPSGIVNFVEMVAEFVDTSVRDSFHGKSKLIAPLALTIFCWVFIMSSVKLLPVDSATGLANLLGLHYLKIVPTVDPNITLAMSFSVLFLVIGFSISSKGFGGFIGELTLHPFEVKNPIGKVLFIPINFILETVALLAKPVSLGLRLFGNMFAGEFVFILLAAMLGYWQFIGAVPWAIFHLLVIPLQSFIFMILTIVYLSMASEHH; encoded by the coding sequence ATGGCAGCAGATACACCGACTGGTTACATCAAGCACCACCTGTCCAACCTCACCTATGGCAAGGTGCCGGCCGGCACCGAGCTTTGCGACGGCAGCGTCGCGCAGTCGGAGCAATGGCTGCTGGCCGCCTGTGAATCCGAAATGGATGCCATGGGCTTCTGGGCCTTCCATGTCGACAGCCTCGCCTTTTCCGGTATTCTCGGTCTCGTTTTCATCCTTATCTTCGCCATGGTGGCGCGCCGCGCTTCCGCCGGTGTGCCCTCCGGCATCGTCAACTTCGTGGAAATGGTGGCCGAGTTCGTCGACACCTCGGTGCGCGACAGCTTCCACGGCAAGAGCAAGCTGATCGCCCCGCTGGCCCTGACCATTTTCTGCTGGGTGTTCATCATGAGCAGCGTCAAGCTGCTGCCGGTGGACAGCGCCACCGGCCTCGCCAACCTGCTCGGCCTGCACTACCTCAAGATTGTTCCCACCGTCGATCCCAACATCACCCTGGCCATGTCCTTCTCGGTGCTTTTCCTGGTGATCGGCTTCTCCATCAGCAGCAAAGGTTTCGGCGGCTTTATCGGCGAGCTGACACTGCACCCGTTTGAAGTGAAGAACCCGATCGGCAAGGTCCTGTTCATCCCGATCAACTTTATTCTTGAAACCGTAGCGCTGCTGGCCAAGCCGGTATCGCTGGGTCTGCGGCTGTTCGGCAACATGTTCGCCGGTGAGTTCGTGTTCATCCTGCTGGCGGCCATGCTCGGCTACTGGCAGTTCATCGGCGCGGTACCGTGGGCGATCTTCCACCTGCTGGTCATCCCGCTGCAGTCGTTCATTTTCATGATTCTGACCATTGTGTACCTCAGCATGGCCAGTGAGCACCACTGA
- the cyoD gene encoding cytochrome o ubiquinol oxidase subunit IV, with amino-acid sequence MSEHHHDTHDHHHEDGPHSSFKGYMTGFLLSVVLTAIPFWLVMADVFENRNITALVILGFALIQICVHMVFFLHMNFHSEGGWNMLALIFTLVLVFITLAGSLWVMYHLNHNMMPGMMHEHNLSP; translated from the coding sequence ATGAGCGAGCATCATCACGACACCCACGACCATCACCACGAAGATGGCCCGCACAGTTCCTTCAAGGGCTACATGACCGGCTTTCTGCTGTCGGTGGTGCTGACCGCGATTCCGTTCTGGCTGGTGATGGCCGACGTGTTTGAAAACCGCAACATCACCGCACTGGTCATTCTCGGTTTCGCCCTGATCCAGATCTGCGTGCACATGGTGTTTTTCCTGCACATGAACTTCCACTCCGAAGGCGGCTGGAACATGCTGGCGCTGATCTTCACACTGGTGCTGGTGTTCATCACGCTAGCCGGTTCGCTGTGGGTAATGTACCACCTCAACCACAACATGATGCCGGGCATGATGCACGAGCATAACCTGTCGCCGTGA
- a CDS encoding MFS transporter: protein MSSTDQVQPPLHTPAHTGAGHSSVAPGEIAVGVVVGRASEYFDFFVYGIASVLVFPAVFFPFAERLEGTLYAFIIFAFAFMARPFGTALFMAIQRHWGRSVKLTVALFLLGTATVGIAFLPGYQVLGGAAIGLLAFFRVLQGIAFGGSWDGLPSLLALNAPRDRRSWYAMLGQLGAPIGFLVAGALFLFLHTSLSEADFTGWGWRYPFFVAFAINVVALFARLRLVVTEEYTAALEESALEPIGTFEMLRRQGYNIFIGSFAALASYALFHLVTIFPLSWIALDGSQGINDVLTIQLIGAVLAVLGTIASGWIADRIGKRTTVALLACLIGVFSLFTPMLMDGSPLQQDIFILVGFALLGVSYGQASGTVTANFEPRFRYTGAALTSDFAWLFGAAFAPLVALGLSAHFGLGYVSVYLLSGVICTLLALRVNRRLEDSD, encoded by the coding sequence ATGTCCAGTACAGATCAGGTCCAGCCCCCTCTGCATACGCCGGCGCACACCGGCGCCGGCCATTCATCGGTGGCCCCCGGCGAGATCGCCGTGGGCGTGGTGGTAGGCCGTGCATCAGAGTATTTCGACTTCTTCGTCTATGGCATTGCCTCGGTGCTGGTCTTCCCGGCGGTGTTTTTCCCGTTCGCCGAGCGACTCGAGGGCACGCTGTACGCCTTCATCATCTTTGCCTTTGCCTTTATGGCCCGCCCGTTCGGCACCGCGCTGTTCATGGCCATCCAGCGTCACTGGGGGCGCAGCGTGAAACTGACGGTGGCGCTGTTCCTGCTCGGCACGGCCACGGTGGGGATCGCCTTCCTGCCGGGCTATCAGGTGCTGGGGGGCGCGGCCATCGGGTTGCTGGCCTTTTTCCGGGTGCTGCAAGGCATCGCCTTCGGGGGCTCCTGGGACGGCCTGCCCTCCCTGCTGGCGCTGAATGCCCCGCGCGACCGGCGCAGCTGGTACGCCATGCTTGGCCAGCTGGGCGCCCCGATCGGCTTTCTGGTGGCCGGCGCGCTGTTCCTGTTTCTGCACACCAGCCTCTCGGAAGCCGATTTCACCGGCTGGGGCTGGCGCTATCCCTTCTTTGTTGCCTTCGCCATCAACGTGGTGGCGCTGTTTGCCCGCCTGCGGCTGGTGGTGACGGAAGAGTACACCGCCGCACTGGAAGAGAGCGCGCTGGAGCCGATCGGCACCTTCGAGATGCTGCGCCGGCAGGGCTACAACATCTTTATCGGCTCGTTTGCAGCGCTGGCCAGCTATGCGCTGTTTCACCTGGTGACCATCTTCCCGCTGTCCTGGATTGCCCTGGACGGCAGCCAGGGTATCAATGACGTACTGACCATCCAGCTGATCGGCGCCGTGCTGGCCGTGCTGGGCACCATCGCCTCCGGCTGGATCGCCGACCGCATCGGCAAGCGTACCACGGTGGCACTGCTGGCCTGCCTGATCGGGGTGTTCAGCCTGTTCACGCCCATGCTGATGGACGGCAGCCCGCTCCAGCAGGACATCTTTATCCTGGTCGGCTTTGCCTTGCTGGGGGTGTCCTACGGCCAGGCCTCGGGCACGGTGACGGCCAATTTCGAGCCGCGTTTCCGCTACACGGGCGCCGCGCTGACCTCCGATTTTGCCTGGCTGTTCGGTGCCGCGTTCGCGCCGCTGGTGGCGCTGGGTCTGTCGGCGCACTTCGGGCTGGGCTATGTGAGCGTGTACCTGCTCTCCGGCGTGATCTGCACGCTGCTGGCGCTGCGTGTGAACCGCCGGCTTGAAGACAGCGACTGA
- a CDS encoding response regulator transcription factor, which yields MTSSPADIRTLLIVEDDAAFARTLVRSFERRGYQVLHAAGIDDMAALLETHRPGYAVVDLKLKGDATGLTCVQALHQHNPDMLIVVLTGYASIATAVEAIKLGACHYLAKPSNTDDIEAAFERAEGSTDVALTQRAASIKTLEWERIHETLAETGFNISETARRLGMHRRTLARKLGKQQVK from the coding sequence ATGACGTCATCGCCCGCCGACATCCGGACCCTGCTGATCGTCGAAGACGACGCCGCCTTCGCCCGCACACTGGTGCGCTCGTTTGAACGGCGCGGTTATCAGGTGCTGCATGCCGCAGGCATCGACGACATGGCGGCGCTGCTGGAAACACACCGCCCCGGTTATGCGGTGGTCGATCTCAAGCTGAAAGGCGACGCCACCGGCCTCACCTGCGTGCAGGCGCTGCACCAGCACAACCCGGACATGCTGATCGTGGTGCTGACCGGCTACGCCAGCATTGCCACCGCCGTGGAAGCCATCAAGCTCGGCGCTTGCCATTACCTGGCCAAGCCCTCCAATACCGATGATATTGAAGCCGCCTTTGAACGCGCTGAAGGCAGCACCGATGTGGCACTGACCCAGCGCGCCGCGTCGATCAAGACGCTGGAGTGGGAGCGTATTCACGAAACACTGGCGGAAACCGGGTTCAATATTTCCGAAACCGCGCGCAGGCTGGGGATGCACCGGCGCACGCTGGCACGCAAGCTGGGCAAACAACAAGTGAAGTAA
- the atpE gene encoding F0F1 ATP synthase subunit C → MELNLLAAAIVAGLAAIGAGLGFGLMGGRFLESVARQPELAPMLQTRMFIIAGLLDAVPIMCIAIAFLMIFQ, encoded by the coding sequence ATGGAACTCAACCTGCTTGCAGCTGCTATCGTTGCTGGTCTCGCGGCTATCGGCGCCGGTCTGGGCTTTGGTCTGATGGGCGGTCGTTTCCTTGAGAGCGTGGCACGTCAGCCGGAACTGGCTCCGATGCTGCAAACTCGCATGTTCATCATTGCCGGTCTGCTCGACGCTGTGCCGATCATGTGTATCGCTATCGCGTTCCTGATGATCTTCCAGTAA
- a CDS encoding ATP synthase subunit I has product MTKTAISGTFIFRGLMLVQITSLLVTAALAALMAGGPVGLAALWGGAICLLAHAWAGFQIWLHPRNQEPRHQAGAAIRAELGKIAIMLLLFWLSFREWPDLRGKQAAAALLISFFVVQAAGWVWLARATGGPPPQGPPGNKEG; this is encoded by the coding sequence GTGACCAAGACTGCGATATCCGGAACCTTCATTTTCCGGGGTCTGATGCTGGTGCAAATCACCTCGTTACTGGTGACCGCTGCACTGGCTGCATTAATGGCCGGCGGCCCTGTTGGATTGGCCGCTCTCTGGGGTGGTGCCATCTGTCTCCTGGCACACGCCTGGGCTGGATTCCAGATCTGGTTGCACCCGCGCAACCAGGAGCCGCGTCATCAGGCTGGCGCGGCTATTCGTGCCGAACTGGGCAAGATTGCAATCATGTTGTTGCTCTTCTGGCTCTCCTTCCGGGAGTGGCCGGATTTGCGCGGCAAACAGGCAGCCGCCGCGCTGCTGATCAGCTTTTTCGTGGTGCAGGCGGCCGGCTGGGTCTGGCTGGCGCGCGCCACGGGCGGACCGCCTCCGCAGGGGCCGCCGGGTAACAAAGAAGGTTAA
- the cyoB gene encoding cytochrome o ubiquinol oxidase subunit I, whose product MFDQLDLTTLLFGRLTWESFPYHDPIIVATFAVVAIGGLAMLALVTRYRLWGYLWNEWFTTIDHKKIGIMYMILGIIMLLRGFADAIMMRIQQAIAFDGSMGYLPPEHYDQIFTAHGVIMIFFVAMPMVTGLMNYVVPLQIGARDVAFPFLNNFSFWMTTSGAVLLMVSLFVGEFAKTGWLAYPPLSGILQSPGVGVDYYIWSLQIAGVGTLLSGINLLVTIVKMRAPGMTMMKMPVFTWTSLCTNVLIVAAFPVLTAVLGMLTLDRYLGTAFFTNDLGGNAMMYINLIWIWGHPEVYILILPLFGVFSEVVSTYSGKRLFGYASMVYATVVITVLSYLVWLHHFFTMGSGASVNSFFGITTMIISIPTGAKIFNWLFTMYRGRIQFEVPMLWTMGFIITFVIGGMTGVLLAVPPADFVLHNSLFLVAHFHNVIIGGVLFGLFAGITYWFPKAFGYKLDPFWGKVSFWCWLVGFWLAFMPLYVLGLMGVTRRMSHFDDSSLQIWFQIAAFGAFLIAIGIAAFLFQFVVSYRRRESLRDTTGDPWNGRTLEWSTSSPPPAYNFAFTPQVHDIDAWWQMKQHGFQRPQSGFLPVHMPKNTGAGIILAGISTLLGFALIWHMWLLAGASFVALLAVTIGHTFNYKRDYYIPAEEVTRVESERTRMLAEHV is encoded by the coding sequence ATGTTCGATCAACTTGACCTGACAACGCTTCTCTTCGGCCGCCTCACCTGGGAGTCGTTTCCCTATCACGACCCCATTATCGTGGCGACGTTCGCCGTGGTCGCCATCGGCGGCCTGGCCATGCTGGCGCTGGTGACGCGCTACCGGCTGTGGGGCTATCTGTGGAACGAGTGGTTCACCACCATCGACCACAAGAAAATCGGCATCATGTACATGATCCTCGGCATCATCATGCTGCTGCGCGGCTTTGCCGACGCCATCATGATGCGTATCCAGCAGGCCATCGCGTTCGATGGCTCCATGGGTTACCTGCCGCCGGAGCATTACGACCAGATCTTTACCGCCCACGGCGTGATCATGATTTTCTTCGTCGCCATGCCGATGGTGACCGGCCTGATGAACTATGTGGTGCCGTTGCAGATCGGCGCCCGCGATGTCGCCTTCCCGTTCCTGAACAATTTCAGCTTCTGGATGACCACCAGCGGCGCGGTGCTGTTGATGGTGTCGCTGTTCGTCGGTGAATTCGCCAAGACCGGCTGGCTCGCCTACCCGCCATTATCGGGGATATTACAGAGCCCCGGAGTCGGGGTGGATTACTATATATGGTCGCTACAGATCGCGGGGGTGGGCACGCTGCTGTCTGGCATCAACCTGCTGGTCACGATCGTGAAAATGCGCGCACCCGGCATGACGATGATGAAAATGCCGGTGTTCACCTGGACCTCGCTGTGCACCAACGTGCTGATCGTCGCCGCCTTCCCGGTGCTGACCGCCGTGCTGGGCATGCTGACGCTGGACCGTTACCTGGGTACGGCGTTCTTTACCAATGATCTCGGCGGCAACGCCATGATGTACATCAACCTGATCTGGATCTGGGGCCACCCGGAAGTGTACATCCTGATCCTGCCGCTGTTCGGCGTGTTCTCGGAAGTGGTGTCCACCTACAGCGGCAAGCGCCTGTTCGGCTATGCGTCGATGGTGTATGCCACCGTGGTGATCACCGTGCTGTCCTATCTGGTCTGGCTGCATCACTTTTTCACCATGGGCTCCGGCGCCAGTGTGAACTCGTTTTTCGGCATCACGACGATGATCATCTCGATCCCCACCGGGGCCAAGATCTTCAACTGGCTGTTCACCATGTACCGGGGCCGCATCCAGTTTGAGGTGCCGATGCTGTGGACCATGGGCTTTATCATCACCTTTGTGATCGGCGGCATGACCGGTGTACTGCTGGCGGTACCGCCGGCGGATTTTGTGCTGCACAACAGCCTGTTCCTGGTCGCGCACTTTCATAACGTGATCATCGGCGGCGTGTTGTTCGGCCTGTTCGCAGGCATCACCTACTGGTTCCCGAAAGCGTTCGGCTACAAGCTGGACCCGTTCTGGGGCAAGGTGTCGTTCTGGTGCTGGCTGGTGGGTTTCTGGCTGGCGTTCATGCCGCTGTACGTGCTCGGCCTGATGGGCGTGACACGCCGCATGAGCCATTTTGATGATTCATCGTTGCAGATCTGGTTCCAGATCGCTGCCTTCGGCGCCTTCCTGATCGCCATCGGCATCGCCGCGTTCCTGTTCCAGTTCGTGGTCAGCTATCGCCGCCGCGAGTCCCTGCGCGATACCACCGGCGATCCGTGGAATGGCCGCACGCTGGAGTGGTCCACCTCCTCGCCGCCGCCGGCCTATAACTTCGCCTTTACGCCGCAGGTACACGATATCGACGCCTGGTGGCAGATGAAGCAGCACGGCTTCCAGCGTCCGCAGTCGGGTTTCCTGCCGGTACACATGCCGAAGAATACCGGCGCGGGGATCATTCTCGCCGGCATCAGCACCCTGCTGGGTTTTGCGCTGATCTGGCACATGTGGCTGCTGGCCGGTGCTTCGTTCGTGGCGCTGTTGGCGGTGACGATCGGCCACACTTTCAACTACAAGCGCGATTACTACATCCCGGCGGAAGAAGTAACCCGCGTCGAATCTGAACGAACCCGGATGCTTGCAGAACATGTCTGA
- a CDS encoding SURF1 family protein — MTTHRTPARRPWGLVLWLVFLLAACGSFIALGTWQIERRAWKLDLIERVEARVHAAPVAAPGEADWPAVNADRHAYRPVQLSGTWLPGHDTLVQASTTLGSGYWVLTPLQRDDGSVVLVNRGFAPPAQRAAGSIPLPSGQVTVTGLLRLTEPDGGFLRANDPAAGRWYSRDVDAIAHTHALARVAPYFVDAGADDAPRATGAPVPGLTVVRFHNSHLVYTITWYALALMSAGAALFLIRDARRRRG, encoded by the coding sequence GTGACGACGCACCGCACACCGGCACGCCGGCCCTGGGGGCTGGTGCTCTGGCTGGTGTTCCTGCTCGCCGCGTGCGGCAGTTTTATCGCCCTCGGGACCTGGCAGATCGAACGCCGCGCCTGGAAACTCGACCTGATCGAACGTGTCGAGGCGCGCGTGCACGCCGCACCGGTGGCGGCCCCCGGCGAAGCCGACTGGCCCGCCGTGAACGCCGACCGGCACGCGTACCGGCCTGTGCAACTCAGCGGCACCTGGCTCCCCGGACACGATACGCTGGTGCAGGCCAGCACAACGCTCGGCAGTGGCTACTGGGTACTGACGCCGCTGCAGCGCGATGACGGCTCAGTGGTGCTGGTCAACCGTGGCTTCGCGCCGCCCGCACAACGCGCCGCCGGCAGCATTCCCCTGCCGTCCGGCCAGGTCACGGTCACCGGCCTGCTGCGCCTGACCGAACCGGACGGCGGCTTTCTGCGCGCCAACGATCCGGCCGCCGGCCGCTGGTATTCCCGCGATGTGGACGCCATCGCACACACGCACGCGCTGGCGCGTGTGGCGCCCTATTTTGTGGATGCCGGTGCCGACGACGCGCCCCGTGCCACCGGCGCGCCGGTGCCCGGGCTGACGGTAGTGCGCTTCCACAACAGCCACCTGGTCTATACGATCACCTGGTACGCGCTGGCGCTGATGAGCGCCGGCGCCGCGCTGTTCCTGATCCGGGACGCCCGCCGCCGGCGCGGCTGA